The genomic region TATATTCTGTATGGCCAAATTTGATTGACCCACTACATTAAAAAATGCACTCCAGGCAGCAAGATTCTCCGGATTATCGCCGGTTGTATGGAATAAAACGTTGCCCCTGTCATTATAGGCAGAATAAGCAGTTCCTGCCCTGAAATCACCAAGATTGTAAGAAGCTTTATCATTATAATCAAACCAAACTTTACTGTACAATAATGATGTGGCAGCAAGCACTTCTTCATCGGTTTTATAAAAGCTGGCATCTGTAACCGAATCCTTGGGAGGCCTGTCCAGAAAATCTTTGGAACAACCTGCCAGTAAAAGAATAGGGAAGAAGATTATTATTTTGTTATATAAATTTTTTAAATTTTTCATAGTCCGGAATTTTTTAAAAATTCACAATTAAATTCAATGTATAAACCGGAGTCAATGGATAACGTCCGTAATCAACACCTATGGCCTGGTTGTCTGAACTTGCATTTGCCCCGACATAAGCACCTACTTCTGGATCATAGCCTTTGTATTTTGTAAATGTGGCTACATTCTGCGCGCTAAACATAATCCTCATATCTTTAATGATTTTCTGGAAGGTGAAGACAGAGGAAGGTACATTATAAGCCAGGGATACGTTCTTAAGTTTAATAAAGGAACCATCCTCTACCCACTTATCGGTAAATCTTTCCCAGTTGCCATTTACGTCACCGCTTTTTAATCTGGGAAGTTCGGCTCCCGGATTAGCAACTATCACATTGCCATTTTCATCTGAAGTCAGCCTTGCAAAATTTCTGGCAGTGTTGAGCAAATTCTGACTCAGATAAATGTGATTGGGATTGGAATTATACCAGGCCTGATAATTGAATACATCGTTTCCATAAGTGAAAGTAAACAAAACGCTCAACTCAAAACCTTTATAGGAGAAAGTATTTGTAAACCCGCCAAAGAATTTAGGCCAGGGATTCCCGATGTAAGTCTGATCATAAGTGTCAATTTTCCCATCAGGTACTCCGTCAGGCCCGCTGACATCCTTGTATTTAATATCACCTACCCAAACTCCGTTATCCGGATCGGTTGGAAGACGATTGCCACTATTATTAAGAGGAACGGCACTATTATTTATTTCATCCGTATTTTGGAATATTCCTTCCTGGATATAACCCCGGAATAACCAGGGAGCCTTACCCACTGCGGAACGTTGTGTCCAACTGTTCATCCACCAGGAACTACGATCTATAATTGCTGCATCAGAATAGAATTTTGTAATCTTGGTCTTAAATCTGGAAAGATTAAAATTCGTTTCCCATTTAAAGTTTTTGGTATCAATATTGGTCGATATTAATGTAAAGGCCCAGCCCCTATTTTCCAAAGCACCAATATTTACAACGGGGGCAGCTGAAGATCCCACCCCATAAGTTCCCATATAGTAAGGTAAGGGATTTCTCATAATAAGATTGTCCGTCTTTTTCTTATAATAATCAAATTCGAGCTGGATTCTGTTTTTAAATAAACCGATATTGGCTCCCACATTATTTGTTTTGGTTTCTTCCCATTTCAAATCAGGATTGCTATACTGTGAAGGCAGAAAACCTGTACCACCCAATCCGGAAGCTCCGGCAGCCATTGGGGAATAAATGCCGCCACTGCCCTGGTTGCCGGTAGTGCCGGTTTCAAGCCTCAGCTTTAATTCATTCATAAAAGGAATATTAAAGAATGGTTCCTTTGATATTCTCCAGGCTGCTGAAACTGCAGGGAAAGTCCCCCATCTGTTGTTTGAACCAAAATTGGAAGAACCATCTCTTCTGACGGATCCTTCAATGATATATTTTTCGGCGTAATTATAATTTAACCTGCCCAGGAAGGATTCCATTGCCCATTCACCTTCTCCTCCGTTATTGAATGCTGTGGTCGGATCACCTGCATTTATGTCTAAAATATTATCGGTCAGATAACCTTTTCTGCCTGATGAAGTGTTCTTCCATGTTGATACCTGCGATTCGTGGCTGACCATCAATTCAAAATTATGCTTACCAAATTGTTTGGTATAATTCAGAAGTTGGTTCCAATTCCAGTAGGTATTTACACTTCCCCCGTCGGTGTAAGTGGCTGTTGCATTAATTGCCCAGCCAATCTTATAAATAGGCACAAAAAGATTGGAATTAGCATAATTCAAATTTGTATTAAAAGATGTCTTGAAAGTCAATCCTTTTAACAAATCCAGATTCAAATCCACTCCGCCTAAAAATTGCCTGC from Bacteroidota bacterium harbors:
- a CDS encoding TonB-dependent receptor gives rise to the protein MKKRLILFLFMLCLVGYVKVDAQVFRVTGTVTDASSGETLPGVSIILRGTTKGTITDAKGKYSIDVPEKNAVLIFSFLSYKSESVSVNGNNVVNVSLTPTAKSLDEVVVVAYGTAKRADLTTAQTSVSAKDLDKTVNTTIEQAIQGRSAGTYIIQNTGQPGGGISVTIRGVNSINGTNEPLYVIDGVQIAGQSVNYGAQSSSNPLAGINPADIADIQVLQGPSATALYGSRATNGVLLITTKRGKAGQARITYNFQGSVQLPPKHLSVMNLKEYAEMVKEFHSIAGGTTPAEFLDSSLLGEGTNWQKELFKKAYMYKHQISISGGTDKSIYYISGEYMNQDGVAAGSGFDRYSFRVNLDNKPLDWIKVSTNLSFNQTKETLTTSDNNLIYSALTLTPQIPVKNIDGTWGGGDVTNGANQFAPVNPVAIAALTTNNNTRRQFLGGVDLNLDLLKGLTFKTSFNTNLNYANSNLFVPIYKIGWAINATATYTDGGSVNTYWNWNQLLNYTKQFGKHNFELMVSHESQVSTWKNTSSGRKGYLTDNILDINAGDPTTAFNNGGEGEWAMESFLGRLNYNYAEKYIIEGSVRRDGSSNFGSNNRWGTFPAVSAAWRISKEPFFNIPFMNELKLRLETGTTGNQGSGGIYSPMAAGASGLGGTGFLPSQYSNPDLKWEETKTNNVGANIGLFKNRIQLEFDYYKKKTDNLIMRNPLPYYMGTYGVGSSAAPVVNIGALENRGWAFTLISTNIDTKNFKWETNFNLSRFKTKITKFYSDAAIIDRSSWWMNSWTQRSAVGKAPWLFRGYIQEGIFQNTDEINNSAVPLNNSGNRLPTDPDNGVWVGDIKYKDVSGPDGVPDGKIDTYDQTYIGNPWPKFFGGFTNTFSYKGFELSVLFTFTYGNDVFNYQAWYNSNPNHIYLSQNLLNTARNFARLTSDENGNVIVANPGAELPRLKSGDVNGNWERFTDKWVEDGSFIKLKNVSLAYNVPSSVFTFQKIIKDMRIMFSAQNVATFTKYKGYDPEVGAYVGANASSDNQAIGVDYGRYPLTPVYTLNLIVNF